The following proteins are encoded in a genomic region of Paenibacillus sp. FSL R7-0273:
- a CDS encoding S-layer homology domain-containing protein, whose protein sequence is MNKRIFRACIAWIIFSLLVLPFGSIGVSAAAALTAGLEVDHNTAAIKVTSTANEQDTVTVLIMQKQTGSIAYVDQAELKNGQHTFQTVLPKGEYYGSVSSAGSGKAELQAFTVEHTETITGFRPLQAITVAKGGKLVLPGSVIAVFDSGANREVGVKWSGVPDTGTAGQFTVTGNVNGSPKTVELVVKVGGGTAPTPTPTPTSTPAPTATPAATPPPLPGGQTGAAATPKPSPAAAGSAITLTAVLDPATAVAKAEVSAAAVSTALSKAAADARGIRTVEIIITQAEGAKAYEPVLPASLFAGDPKQVIRLVTPVGTVELPGNMFEAALTAGSSTVSVVIGLADATAIIEPSLRESASGKPVIELTAKVDGAAIEWSNKNAPVKVSVPYTPKQDELNSGEHLVVWYIDPAEKAAKIPNTRFDAAAGRVTFSTTHFSKFAVSYAFKTFADAAKFTWAQQSIEALASKGVINGISDTSFAPEANITRADFLVILVRSLGLTASFNEHFSDVSPAKYYYEALGIARELGITDGAGNNLFKPDTPISRQELMVLGSRALSLSGATMPAGSADDILNFSDRVKLAAYAVEDVAAMVKEGIVSGSGSKLNPHANATRAEAAVIVYRIMNKL, encoded by the coding sequence ATGAACAAGAGGATCTTCAGAGCATGCATAGCATGGATCATATTCTCATTGCTGGTGCTTCCGTTCGGTAGTATCGGTGTATCGGCAGCTGCAGCCTTAACGGCCGGCCTGGAGGTAGATCATAATACAGCAGCAATCAAGGTTACCAGTACAGCCAATGAGCAGGACACAGTAACGGTATTGATTATGCAAAAGCAGACCGGGTCCATCGCCTATGTGGATCAGGCTGAGCTTAAAAACGGACAGCACACCTTCCAGACCGTGCTTCCAAAGGGAGAGTATTACGGCTCCGTGAGCTCGGCCGGCAGCGGGAAGGCAGAGCTGCAGGCTTTCACGGTTGAGCATACCGAGACGATAACGGGCTTCAGGCCCTTGCAGGCTATTACAGTCGCCAAAGGCGGCAAGCTTGTACTGCCCGGCTCCGTTATTGCTGTATTCGACAGCGGGGCTAACCGGGAGGTAGGGGTGAAATGGTCCGGAGTGCCGGATACCGGTACAGCCGGCCAATTCACGGTTACCGGTAATGTGAACGGAAGCCCCAAAACCGTGGAGCTGGTGGTAAAGGTCGGCGGCGGGACAGCGCCGACACCAACACCGACTCCAACATCAACACCGGCGCCGACCGCCACACCTGCAGCGACACCGCCGCCGTTGCCAGGCGGACAGACCGGAGCAGCAGCGACGCCGAAGCCTTCACCTGCAGCAGCAGGCTCTGCCATCACGCTGACTGCCGTGCTTGATCCGGCAACGGCTGTCGCGAAGGCAGAGGTTTCTGCAGCAGCCGTCAGCACAGCCTTGTCCAAAGCGGCAGCGGATGCTAGAGGAATCAGGACTGTGGAGATCATTATAACGCAGGCAGAAGGAGCCAAGGCGTATGAGCCGGTGCTGCCGGCCAGCCTGTTTGCAGGAGATCCGAAGCAGGTGATCCGGCTGGTTACTCCGGTTGGAACTGTCGAGCTGCCCGGGAATATGTTCGAAGCTGCGCTTACAGCAGGCAGCTCCACTGTTTCCGTGGTTATCGGCTTAGCGGATGCGACGGCAATAATTGAACCGTCGCTGAGAGAAAGCGCCAGCGGTAAACCGGTCATCGAGCTGACTGCGAAGGTTGACGGTGCAGCCATTGAATGGAGCAACAAAAATGCACCGGTTAAAGTATCTGTTCCATACACACCTAAGCAGGACGAACTTAACAGCGGTGAACATCTCGTAGTCTGGTATATTGATCCGGCGGAGAAGGCAGCCAAGATACCTAATACCAGATTTGACGCGGCGGCAGGGAGGGTAACCTTTAGTACCACGCACTTCAGCAAGTTTGCCGTTTCCTATGCTTTCAAGACTTTTGCTGATGCTGCAAAATTTACATGGGCGCAGCAATCCATAGAAGCACTGGCCTCCAAAGGGGTAATTAACGGGATTTCGGATACGTCCTTTGCCCCCGAAGCGAACATTACCCGGGCGGATTTCCTGGTTATTCTGGTAAGAAGCCTGGGACTTACAGCCAGCTTCAATGAACATTTCAGCGATGTTAGTCCTGCGAAATACTACTATGAAGCGCTGGGGATTGCCAGGGAGCTGGGGATCACAGACGGAGCGGGCAATAACCTCTTCAAGCCGGATACGCCAATCTCCCGCCAGGAGCTGATGGTTCTCGGCAGCAGAGCCCTTTCGCTTAGCGGGGCGACAATGCCGGCGGGCAGCGCTGACGATATCCTTAATTTTAGCGACCGGGTCAAGCTTGCAGCTTATGCGGTGGAGGATGTGGCCGCGATGGTGAAGGAAGGGATCGTCAGCGGCAGCGGCAGCAAGCTCAATCCGCATGCTAATGCGACCAGAGCAGAAGCTGCGGTTATTGTGTACAGGATTATGAATAAGCTGTAA